One window of the Lepeophtheirus salmonis chromosome 7, UVic_Lsal_1.4, whole genome shotgun sequence genome contains the following:
- the LOC121121726 gene encoding protein obstructor-E encodes MNYLFTVIVFGFILAESLAQPQGQPYTPSITDCPENYGLQTYPDPDYCDSFFKCANGTLTHEVCGNGLIYDEAKAFYGAVHNHCVYNWDGSCGNRKYDDTPQPSGPCEYQFGLYPIDYCAPSYYKCVYGTPEESACETGLAYDARIHGCNWPDLLEKCDPSTFVGFNCPQTQNEIADSLTRRFWPFPRFAYKGQPDSYITCVNGQPRLQRCGYGTVFAENYLSCIEV; translated from the exons atgaattatttatttaccgtGATTGTTTTTGGATTCATTCTTGCCGAATCATTGGCACAGCCCCAAGGCCAGCCCTACACACCTTCCATTACAGATTGCCCCGAGAATTACGGTCTTCAGACCTATCCTGATCCAGATTATTGTGATTCCTTCTTCAAATGTGCAAACGGTACCTTGACCCATGAGGTCTGTGGCAACGGACTTATCTATGATGAAGCCAAGGCATTCTATGGAGCTGTACACAATCACTGCGTCTACAATTGGGATGGTTCTTGCGGAAATAGGAAATATGATGACACGCCACAACCCTCTGGACCTTGTGAATATCAA tttggacTTTATCCAATCGACTATTGTGCCCCCAGCTACTACAAATGTGTGTATGGTACACCCGAGGAAAGTGCTTGTGAAACTGGATTGGCATATGATGCACGCATTCACGGATGCAATTGGCCTGATTTATTAGAGAAGTGTGATCCCTCTACATTCGTTGGATTCAATTGCCCACAAACTCAAAATGAAATTGCAGACTCACTTACCCGTAGATTCTGGCCCTTCCCTAGATTTGCTTATAAAGGACAACCAGATTCGTACATCACTTGCGTTAACGGACAGCCCAGACTTCAACGTTGTGGATATGGAACTGTTTTTGCTGAGAACTACCTGTCTTGTATCgaagtctaa